A single window of Deinococcus aquaedulcis DNA harbors:
- a CDS encoding DMT family transporter, which produces MSARARGALLLLLVTCLWGSTFAVVKTLGESLSAPLLIAWRFSIASVALLPLLLWRSQPVQSPPSSPSPLWRDGLMLGAWLIAGYGTQTIALQTTTANRAAFFTALSVVLVPLWLTLAQRRRLPLPLWAALPLAVAGLGLLSWEGGAWVVGDAWALACAVTYAGFIVALEGTAHRHAALPFTVAQVLSVTVLAWVWALLSAPAQLLPPPQAWAPLLYLGVAATAVTTLLQTIGQRHVSAAEASLIYALEPVTATAFSYVLLREQVGLRGALGGVLVVVATVLSQRAGTPHAETPAPQAEDPRPS; this is translated from the coding sequence ATGTCTGCCCGTGCGCGCGGTGCGCTGCTGCTGCTTCTGGTCACCTGCCTGTGGGGCAGCACGTTCGCTGTGGTGAAAACCCTGGGCGAAAGCCTCAGTGCGCCGCTGCTCATTGCGTGGCGCTTTTCGATTGCCTCGGTGGCGCTGCTGCCGCTGCTGCTGTGGCGCTCCCAGCCCGTCCAGTCACCGCCCTCCAGCCCCAGTCCGCTGTGGCGCGACGGCCTGATGCTGGGCGCGTGGCTGATTGCCGGCTACGGCACCCAGACCATTGCCCTGCAAACCACCACCGCCAACCGCGCGGCATTCTTCACGGCCCTCAGCGTGGTGCTGGTGCCGCTGTGGCTGACCCTGGCCCAGCGCCGCCGCCTGCCCCTGCCGCTGTGGGCGGCGCTCCCGCTGGCAGTGGCGGGCCTGGGGCTGCTGTCCTGGGAAGGCGGCGCCTGGGTGGTGGGCGACGCCTGGGCCCTGGCCTGCGCCGTCACGTACGCCGGGTTCATCGTGGCGCTGGAAGGCACCGCGCACCGCCACGCCGCGCTGCCCTTCACGGTGGCCCAGGTGCTCAGTGTGACGGTCCTGGCCTGGGTGTGGGCGCTGCTCAGTGCCCCAGCCCAGCTGCTGCCGCCCCCGCAGGCCTGGGCGCCGCTGCTGTACCTGGGCGTGGCGGCCACTGCCGTGACCACCCTGCTGCAAACCATCGGCCAGCGGCATGTCAGCGCCGCCGAGGCCAGCCTGATCTATGCGCTGGAGCCGGTCACCGCCACCGCGTTCAGTTATGTGCTGTTGCGCGAGCAGGTGGGCCTGCGCGGCGCCCTGGGAGGCGTGCTGGTGGTTGTCGCCACCGTACTCAGCCAGCGCGCCGGCACGCCCCACGCCGAAACACCTGCCCCTCAAGCAGAAGATCCCCGCCCCAGCTAA
- a CDS encoding transglycosylase domain-containing protein: MRFFNGLAVLLLAGAAGAGGLWYTWGRDLPSVSDLDVLEFSGQTRVYDRAGTLVGTLTPSLSSGGSVNRNLLKPSQISPWLQKAVVTSEDRRFYQHSGVDAIGIARGLLKGLLQNDLEGGSSITQQVVKNTLLDDLEGARTPERKFKEAVLAYQLERNFEKGQILNAYLNVIYWGDGGSRDIIGAGGAAHAYFRKSASELNLAESVYLATIIPAPNRRYKDFKAYRPLMKNLMARMVEDGQITQAEADAAWKTPIYPAGWRLGWNADGTLRSATLERPERLDENLKRLEGAGNFANFSYLQAVEKELLPLIGRKALYGGGRIYTGMSAQAQAAAEQASQDARLPDGATLGIALVRPDSGEVLALVGQKLGGGRPSDWNNATQARRQVGSSVKPLLYTLALEKGWKQSDTVLDAPIRGDYQPMNYNRRWTGRYVTLRYSLDHSLNLPTVRMAQELGLNTFEAKLRELNLPPPPNAGLPLSIGTLEASPLQMAAAYAAFANGGLYYEPTLVRKVEDARGKVLYTRPAPVAKRVWDTRTAWLGLDMLRGVVNDLSAPQGGLATRARIPGWPVGGKTGTTNDVKDLWFAGVAPGIAGAVWVGKQEGGALPGWATSGDVPTPIWQQAVAGALKDQPVATFGQPDGIEYRVVRQVNMAFRTGEGDDAPVARDGSGAQGGFFGRRSPPPAPQPEPTPPAPVPAAPEPEPAVLPEDPQPDPIPQPEEPVAPDPVPQEPDPAAPVGPPPADPVTEPQPEPDPIPAPEPDPLPEPQPSDPALEAPEDPEPLPVDGAESPGEDSEVPVNELEPLD, translated from the coding sequence ATGAGGTTTTTCAACGGACTGGCCGTGCTGCTGCTGGCCGGCGCGGCGGGCGCGGGCGGGCTGTGGTACACCTGGGGCCGCGACCTGCCCAGTGTCTCCGATCTGGACGTGCTGGAGTTCAGCGGTCAGACGCGCGTGTATGACCGCGCCGGCACCCTGGTGGGTACCCTGACCCCCAGCCTCAGCAGCGGGGGCAGCGTGAACCGCAACCTGCTCAAGCCCTCGCAGATCAGCCCCTGGCTGCAAAAGGCCGTGGTGACCAGCGAGGACCGCCGGTTTTACCAGCACAGCGGCGTGGACGCCATTGGCATTGCGCGCGGGCTCCTGAAGGGCCTGCTGCAAAACGACCTGGAAGGCGGCAGCTCGATTACGCAGCAGGTGGTGAAAAACACCCTGCTGGACGACCTGGAAGGCGCGCGCACGCCGGAGCGCAAGTTCAAGGAAGCGGTGCTGGCCTACCAACTGGAGCGCAACTTCGAGAAGGGCCAGATTCTGAACGCCTACCTGAACGTCATCTACTGGGGTGACGGGGGCAGCCGCGACATCATCGGGGCGGGGGGCGCGGCGCACGCGTACTTTCGCAAGAGTGCTTCAGAACTCAACCTTGCTGAGAGCGTGTATCTGGCGACCATCATTCCGGCGCCCAACCGCCGCTACAAGGACTTCAAGGCCTACCGCCCCCTGATGAAGAACCTGATGGCCCGCATGGTCGAGGACGGCCAGATCACGCAGGCCGAAGCCGACGCGGCCTGGAAAACGCCTATTTATCCGGCGGGGTGGCGCCTGGGCTGGAACGCGGACGGCACCCTGCGCTCGGCCACCCTGGAGCGCCCGGAGCGCCTAGACGAGAACCTGAAGCGGCTGGAAGGCGCGGGCAACTTCGCCAACTTTTCGTACCTGCAGGCGGTGGAAAAGGAACTGCTGCCCCTCATTGGCCGCAAGGCGCTGTACGGGGGCGGGCGCATCTACACCGGCATGAGTGCCCAGGCGCAGGCCGCCGCCGAGCAGGCCAGCCAGGACGCCCGCCTGCCGGACGGCGCCACCCTGGGTATCGCCCTGGTGCGGCCCGACAGCGGCGAGGTGCTGGCGCTGGTGGGCCAGAAACTCGGTGGTGGGCGCCCCAGCGACTGGAACAACGCCACCCAGGCGCGGCGGCAGGTGGGCAGTTCGGTCAAACCGCTGCTGTATACCCTGGCCCTGGAAAAAGGCTGGAAGCAGAGCGATACCGTGCTGGACGCGCCCATTCGTGGCGACTACCAGCCCATGAACTACAACCGCCGCTGGACCGGGCGCTACGTGACCCTGCGCTATTCGCTGGACCACTCGTTGAACCTGCCCACGGTGCGCATGGCCCAGGAGCTGGGCCTGAACACCTTTGAAGCCAAGCTGCGCGAACTGAACCTCCCGCCGCCCCCCAATGCGGGCCTGCCCCTGAGTATCGGCACGCTGGAAGCCAGCCCGCTGCAGATGGCGGCGGCCTACGCAGCCTTTGCCAACGGCGGGCTGTACTACGAGCCCACGCTGGTGCGCAAGGTGGAAGACGCGCGCGGCAAGGTGCTGTATACCCGCCCCGCCCCGGTGGCCAAACGGGTCTGGGACACCCGCACGGCGTGGCTGGGCCTGGACATGCTGCGCGGCGTGGTGAACGACCTCTCGGCCCCGCAGGGCGGGCTGGCCACCCGGGCCCGCATTCCCGGCTGGCCGGTGGGGGGCAAGACTGGCACCACCAACGATGTCAAGGACCTGTGGTTCGCCGGGGTGGCGCCGGGCATTGCCGGGGCCGTGTGGGTGGGCAAGCAGGAGGGCGGCGCGCTGCCCGGCTGGGCCACCAGCGGCGACGTACCCACGCCCATCTGGCAGCAGGCGGTGGCGGGCGCCCTGAAAGACCAGCCAGTCGCCACGTTCGGGCAGCCCGACGGCATTGAGTACCGCGTGGTGCGGCAGGTGAACATGGCTTTCCGCACCGGCGAGGGCGACGACGCCCCGGTGGCGCGCGACGGCAGCGGCGCCCAGGGTGGGTTTTTTGGCCGCCGCTCACCGCCGCCGGCCCCCCAGCCTGAACCCACGCCGCCTGCCCCTGTCCCAGCCGCCCCCGAGCCTGAACCGGCGGTTCTGCCCGAAGACCCCCAGCCCGACCCCATCCCCCAGCCTGAGGAGCCAGTCGCGCCCGACCCTGTCCCCCAGGAGCCAGACCCGGCGGCCCCCGTTGGTCCGCCGCCCGCTGACCCGGTCACCGAGCCGCAGCCGGAGCCCGACCCCATTCCTGCCCCCGAGCCGGACCCCCTGCCCGAGCCCCAGCCCAGCGACCCTGCCCTGGAGGCGCCTGAGGACCCCGAGCCGCTTCCGGTTGACGGCGCTGAGTCTCCGGGTGAGGACAGCGAAGTCCCGGTCAACGAACTCGAACCGCTGGACTGA
- the ttcA gene encoding tRNA 2-thiocytidine(32) synthetase TtcA: MTQPASSPPADLSRLFSPIVKGVGQAIGDYRMIEDGDRVMVCLSGGKDSYTLLDVLLHLQKRAPVDFELVAVNLDQGQPGFPKDVLPRHLKELGVRFDALAEDTYSVVKEKTPEGKTTCALCSRLRRGILYGHARTIGATKIALGHHRDDILETLFMNLFFGARLKAMPPKLQSDDGTNVVIRPLAYVAEADIIRYAQARAFPIIPCNLCGSQENLQRKVVGEMLEGWEREHPGRLNNILRALTRVTPSHLLDRDLFDFAALSVTPAEGDRGFDTESYPEREFLNGLEELSLLG, encoded by the coding sequence ATGACCCAGCCTGCCTCCTCCCCCCCTGCCGACCTGAGCCGCCTCTTCTCGCCCATCGTGAAGGGGGTGGGGCAGGCCATTGGCGACTACCGCATGATCGAAGACGGCGACCGGGTGATGGTCTGTCTGTCGGGGGGCAAGGACAGTTACACGCTGTTGGACGTGCTGCTGCACCTGCAAAAGCGGGCGCCGGTTGACTTTGAATTGGTGGCGGTGAACCTGGACCAGGGACAGCCCGGCTTTCCCAAGGACGTGCTGCCGCGCCACCTGAAGGAGCTGGGCGTGCGTTTTGACGCCCTGGCTGAGGACACCTACAGCGTGGTGAAAGAGAAAACTCCCGAAGGCAAAACCACCTGCGCGCTGTGCAGCCGCCTGAGAAGGGGCATTCTGTACGGGCACGCCCGCACCATCGGCGCCACCAAGATCGCCCTGGGCCACCACCGCGACGACATTCTGGAAACGCTGTTCATGAACCTGTTCTTTGGCGCCCGCTTAAAGGCCATGCCGCCCAAGCTTCAGAGCGACGACGGCACCAACGTGGTGATTCGCCCGCTGGCCTACGTGGCCGAAGCAGACATCATCCGCTACGCCCAGGCCCGCGCCTTTCCCATCATTCCCTGCAATCTGTGCGGCAGCCAGGAGAACCTGCAGCGCAAGGTGGTGGGCGAGATGCTGGAAGGCTGGGAGCGCGAGCACCCGGGGCGCCTGAACAACATCCTGCGGGCGCTGACCCGCGTGACCCCCAGCCACCTGCTGGACCGCGACCTGTTCGATTTTGCCGCGCTGAGCGTGACCCCGGCCGAGGGCGACAGGGGCTTCGATACCGAGAGCTACCCCGAGCGCGAATTTCTGAACGGCCTGGAAGAACTGAGCCTGCTGGGCTGA
- a CDS encoding LysE family translocator, whose amino-acid sequence MPEPAVLLTFLAASLALLLVPGPSVLYIVARSVHQGRRAGLVSALGVQVGGLVHVLAAVAGVSALVLSSALLFGLLKWLGAAYLVGLGVLTWLRKEPPASGLQDRPEPCPLRQLFAQGVVVNMLNPKTALFFLAFLPQFVQPDRGPVWGQTLVLGLLFLVLATLSDSAYALLAGHAGRHLRGPVAARWQKGLTGGVFVALGIGTAAVQRH is encoded by the coding sequence ATGCCCGAACCCGCTGTTCTGCTGACCTTCCTGGCCGCTTCGCTGGCACTGCTGCTGGTTCCGGGGCCCAGCGTGCTGTACATCGTGGCGCGCAGCGTGCACCAGGGACGCCGCGCCGGGCTGGTGTCGGCGCTGGGGGTGCAGGTGGGTGGGCTGGTGCATGTGCTGGCCGCCGTTGCTGGGGTGTCGGCGCTGGTGCTGTCGTCGGCGCTGCTGTTCGGGCTGCTCAAGTGGCTGGGGGCCGCCTACCTGGTGGGCCTGGGGGTATTGACGTGGCTGCGGAAGGAGCCTCCGGCGTCCGGGCTGCAGGACCGCCCTGAACCCTGCCCCCTGCGGCAGCTGTTCGCGCAGGGGGTGGTGGTGAACATGCTGAACCCCAAGACGGCGCTGTTTTTCCTGGCCTTTCTGCCCCAGTTCGTGCAACCGGACCGGGGCCCCGTCTGGGGGCAGACGCTGGTGCTGGGCCTGCTGTTTCTGGTGCTGGCCACCCTCAGCGACAGTGCTTACGCGCTGCTGGCCGGGCACGCCGGGCGCCACTTACGCGGGCCCGTGGCCGCCCGCTGGCAAAAGGGGCTGACCGGGGGCGTGTTCGTGGCGCTGGGTATTGGCACGGCCGCCGTGCAGCGGCACTAG
- a CDS encoding WD40 repeat domain-containing protein codes for MFASLPRRATLLALLALGPVLALSPAPLRWRAPAALLGFDGQGRVVTAPLTPDRGPDFARLDVRDPGSGAVTQTLSLPTAKAGPPLAPAWTPDLGTVAWLSQPGPGQPPALHLRRGDTLRTLGGPGQGLEGAQVLALSPDGSALYVGNFNGYVQVWDMASGERVRTLPQKSWGVERLQSSPDGTRLFVGTRGAFTVYDTRTWAAQVLPDAFAKTPHSLAFTPDSRALYVADGHDPVRRYDLTQPGRLTTLPRPTGPCDVPFWQGRCAAGPVTLSLSADGRTLLVGHFNGLAVVYDAATGQERGRQAGTTPFFTTMTPDGRTLLSGGVMDTPLQARTLPQAP; via the coding sequence ATGTTCGCTTCCCTGCCCCGCCGGGCCACGCTGCTGGCGCTGCTGGCCCTGGGTCCGGTCCTGGCCCTCTCCCCTGCCCCGCTGCGCTGGCGTGCCCCCGCCGCTCTGCTGGGCTTCGACGGTCAGGGCCGGGTGGTCACTGCCCCGCTTACCCCGGACCGGGGCCCCGACTTCGCCCGGCTGGACGTGCGCGACCCCGGCAGCGGCGCGGTCACGCAGACCCTCTCGCTGCCCACCGCCAAGGCCGGCCCGCCCTTGGCGCCGGCCTGGACCCCTGACCTGGGCACGGTGGCGTGGCTGAGCCAGCCGGGCCCCGGACAGCCACCCGCCCTGCACCTGCGCCGGGGCGACACCCTGCGCACCCTGGGCGGCCCGGGGCAGGGCCTGGAGGGCGCCCAGGTGCTGGCCCTCAGCCCGGACGGGAGCGCGCTGTACGTGGGGAATTTCAACGGCTACGTGCAGGTGTGGGATATGGCAAGCGGGGAGCGGGTGCGCACCCTGCCGCAGAAAAGCTGGGGCGTTGAGCGCCTGCAGTCCAGCCCGGACGGCACGCGCCTGTTCGTGGGAACCCGGGGCGCCTTCACGGTATACGACACCCGCACCTGGGCCGCCCAGGTCCTCCCGGACGCGTTTGCCAAAACGCCCCACTCGCTGGCCTTTACCCCCGACAGCCGCGCCCTGTACGTAGCGGACGGCCATGACCCCGTGCGCCGCTACGACCTGACCCAGCCTGGGCGCCTCACCACCCTGCCGCGCCCGACCGGGCCCTGCGACGTGCCCTTCTGGCAGGGCCGCTGCGCCGCGGGCCCCGTCACCCTGAGCCTGAGCGCCGACGGCCGCACGCTGCTGGTGGGGCACTTTAACGGCCTCGCCGTGGTGTACGACGCTGCCACAGGACAGGAAAGGGGGCGGCAGGCCGGCACCACCCCCTTTTTCACCACCATGACCCCGGACGGGCGCACCCTGCTCAGCGGCGGGGTGATGGACACCCCCCTGCAGGCCCGGACGCTGCCCCAGGCCCCTTAA
- a CDS encoding prolyl oligopeptidase family serine peptidase translates to MTSTQQRPVPVSHRGDHVDLYTNARGEAVAVPDPYRWLEDPDSPDTRAWVAAQNEATEAFLAALPGRAQYRERLAGLWNYARPGIPWSRGGRSFRMHNPGLLNQPVLETAGDPRGPWRLLLDPNALSEDGTVALVQAAVSRDGHMVAYATQSGGSDWQTWRVRDVATGQDLGDELGWSKFSGAAWLPDGSGFFYSAYDAPAPGETLTGANRHQRLLLHRLGTPQAEDALVLARPDQPDWGFHASVTEDARYLVVHVWQGTDPRGPLWVRPLDSDGPFTELVSEFCAAYRMVGSDGDTLFVQTDEDAPRGRLLAWNVVTGERQALIPEGPDKLEEVCVVPDGLLALTLRDASHRLTLHDRAGAQRRDIALPALGTVILSTRPDSAEVFFGFASFLSPNRPYRLELPGGEPELLAAPELTFDPSPYEITQAFATGKDGTRVPLFIVARRDAPRDGTNPVLLYGYGGFNISLTPAFSPSRLAWLERGGVYVQANLRGGGEYGEEWHQAGTLGNKQNVFDDFIACAEHLIAGGWTTPQRLAIQGGSNGGLLVGACLTQRPDLFGAAVPQVGVLDMLRYHLFTIGWAWASDYGRSDDPAMFEVLRAYSPLHNLKGGVAYPATLITTGDHDDRVVPAHSFKFGAELQRAQGGDAPVLLRIQTRAGHGAGKPTALVIEEAADIYAFLERALGMA, encoded by the coding sequence GTGACCTCCACCCAGCAGCGGCCGGTCCCGGTGTCCCACCGGGGCGATCATGTGGACCTGTACACGAATGCGCGCGGCGAGGCGGTGGCTGTGCCCGATCCCTACCGCTGGCTGGAAGACCCCGACAGCCCAGACACCCGCGCCTGGGTGGCGGCGCAGAACGAGGCCACCGAAGCCTTTCTGGCCGCGCTGCCGGGCCGCGCGCAGTACCGCGAGCGGCTGGCCGGCCTGTGGAACTATGCCCGCCCCGGCATTCCCTGGTCGCGCGGGGGGCGCTCCTTCCGCATGCACAACCCGGGGCTCCTGAACCAGCCCGTCCTGGAAACCGCCGGGGACCCGCGCGGTCCCTGGCGCCTGCTGCTGGACCCCAACGCCCTGAGCGAGGACGGCACAGTGGCGCTGGTGCAGGCGGCGGTCAGCCGCGACGGCCACATGGTGGCCTACGCCACCCAGAGCGGCGGCAGCGACTGGCAGACGTGGCGCGTGCGGGACGTCGCCACGGGGCAGGACCTGGGCGACGAGCTGGGCTGGAGCAAGTTCAGCGGCGCGGCGTGGCTTCCGGATGGCAGCGGCTTTTTCTACAGCGCCTACGACGCCCCGGCGCCCGGTGAGACGCTGACCGGCGCCAACCGCCACCAGCGCCTGCTGCTGCACCGCCTGGGCACCCCGCAGGCCGAGGACGCCCTGGTGTTGGCCCGCCCCGATCAGCCCGACTGGGGCTTTCACGCCAGCGTGACCGAGGACGCCCGCTACCTCGTGGTGCACGTCTGGCAGGGCACCGATCCGCGCGGGCCGCTGTGGGTGCGCCCCCTGGATTCGGACGGGCCGTTCACCGAGCTGGTCTCCGAGTTCTGCGCCGCGTACCGCATGGTGGGCAGCGACGGCGACACCCTGTTCGTGCAGACCGACGAAGATGCCCCGCGTGGCCGCCTGCTGGCCTGGAACGTGGTCACGGGCGAGCGCCAGGCGCTCATTCCAGAGGGCCCGGACAAGCTGGAAGAGGTGTGCGTGGTCCCGGACGGCCTGCTGGCCCTGACCCTGCGCGACGCCAGCCACCGCCTCACCCTGCATGACCGCGCGGGCGCCCAGCGGCGGGACATTGCCCTGCCGGCCCTGGGGACCGTGATCCTGAGCACCCGCCCTGACTCGGCGGAGGTGTTCTTTGGCTTCGCGTCCTTCCTGAGCCCCAACAGGCCCTACCGCCTGGAACTGCCCGGTGGCGAGCCCGAGCTGCTGGCGGCCCCCGAACTGACCTTTGACCCCAGCCCCTACGAGATCACGCAGGCGTTTGCCACGGGCAAGGACGGCACGCGCGTGCCCCTGTTCATCGTGGCGCGGCGCGACGCCCCCCGGGACGGCACGAATCCGGTGCTGCTGTACGGCTACGGCGGCTTTAACATCAGCCTGACTCCGGCCTTCAGTCCCTCGCGGCTGGCGTGGCTGGAACGCGGCGGGGTGTATGTGCAGGCCAACCTGCGCGGCGGCGGCGAATACGGTGAAGAGTGGCATCAGGCCGGGACCCTGGGCAACAAGCAGAACGTGTTCGACGACTTCATCGCCTGCGCCGAGCACCTGATTGCCGGGGGCTGGACCACGCCGCAGCGGCTCGCCATTCAGGGCGGCAGCAACGGCGGCCTGCTGGTGGGCGCCTGCCTGACCCAGCGCCCGGACCTGTTCGGGGCGGCCGTGCCGCAGGTGGGCGTGCTGGACATGCTGCGCTACCACCTCTTTACCATCGGCTGGGCCTGGGCCAGCGACTATGGCCGCAGCGACGACCCGGCGATGTTCGAGGTGCTGCGCGCCTACTCGCCGCTGCACAACCTGAAAGGGGGCGTGGCCTACCCTGCCACCCTGATCACCACGGGCGACCACGATGACCGGGTGGTGCCCGCCCATTCCTTCAAGTTCGGCGCCGAGTTGCAGCGTGCCCAGGGGGGCGACGCCCCGGTGCTGCTGCGCATTCAGACCCGCGCGGGCCACGGGGCCGGCAAACCCACTGCGCTGGTGATCGAGGAAGCCGCCGACATTTACGCCTTTCTGGAGCGGGCGCTGGGCATGGCTTAA
- a CDS encoding acetyl-CoA carboxylase carboxyltransferase subunit alpha, giving the protein MSKTVDTLRELEARVRDLEGTAQKTGQNLDAAIIPLRAEVERLKAEQARKPASRWERVQLARAPGRPTALDYVDRLCTEFTELHGDRRYGDDPALIGGPARWQGVPVMLLLQQKGRDTKSKIKRRFGSANPEGYRKAVRLMDLADKFGLPVVALVDTQGAYPGLEAEERGQGWAIAESIRRMLNLRVPVVNVVIGEGGSGGALAIGVGNRVLIQENAWYSVISPEGAASIIWKDASKAPLAAEALKLTAPDLLELGIVEEVIPEPAGGAHGNADAAAQAVGEAVGRHLRELMAQSPDDLKRSRAARFRRLGAYTEQK; this is encoded by the coding sequence ATGAGCAAGACTGTGGACACCCTGCGCGAACTCGAAGCCCGCGTGCGAGACCTGGAAGGCACCGCCCAGAAAACGGGGCAGAACCTCGACGCCGCCATCATCCCCCTGCGGGCCGAGGTCGAGCGCCTGAAGGCCGAGCAGGCCAGGAAGCCCGCCAGCCGCTGGGAACGGGTGCAACTGGCCCGCGCCCCGGGGCGCCCCACGGCGCTGGATTACGTGGACCGCCTGTGCACGGAGTTCACCGAACTGCACGGCGACCGCCGGTACGGCGACGACCCCGCCCTGATCGGCGGACCTGCGCGTTGGCAGGGCGTGCCCGTCATGCTGCTGCTGCAGCAGAAGGGCCGCGACACGAAAAGCAAGATCAAGCGCCGCTTCGGCAGCGCCAACCCCGAGGGCTACCGCAAGGCCGTGCGCCTAATGGACCTGGCCGATAAATTCGGTCTGCCGGTGGTGGCGCTGGTGGACACCCAGGGCGCCTATCCGGGCCTGGAAGCCGAGGAGCGCGGCCAGGGCTGGGCCATTGCCGAGAGCATTCGCCGCATGCTGAACCTGCGCGTGCCGGTGGTGAACGTGGTGATTGGCGAGGGCGGATCGGGCGGCGCGCTGGCCATCGGCGTGGGCAACCGGGTGCTGATTCAGGAAAACGCGTGGTACTCGGTGATTTCTCCCGAAGGCGCGGCCAGCATCATCTGGAAGGATGCCAGCAAGGCCCCCCTGGCCGCTGAGGCCTTGAAGCTGACGGCCCCGGACCTGCTGGAGCTGGGCATTGTGGAAGAGGTGATTCCCGAGCCGGCGGGCGGCGCACACGGCAACGCCGACGCGGCGGCCCAGGCGGTGGGCGAGGCGGTCGGCCGCCACCTGCGCGAACTGATGGCGCAGAGCCCGGACGACCTGAAGCGCAGCCGCGCGGCGCGCTTCCGCCGGCTGGGGGCCTACACCGAACAGAAATAA
- the accD gene encoding acetyl-CoA carboxylase, carboxyltransferase subunit beta produces the protein MALDRFFRRRRPQLQPGTDVPDLWTQCPACKEGLYNRELEASAFVCPKCGHHLRLDAAQRVTVLLDEGSFEQHSGRVQPTDALGFQDTESYPERLSRAQKKTGRPDAILTGRGTIWGLPVTVAVMDFAFSGGSMGSVVGEEIARAAEHAAEAGTPLVIVTASGGARMQESALSLMQMAKTTVALETLAERGLPYVSVLTDPTTGGVTASFATIADVIVAEPGALIGFAGPRVIQQTIRQNLPEGFQRAEFLLEHGMVDAVVDRREHRAYLASLLGLLTRRDTPAEAGV, from the coding sequence ATGGCCCTTGACCGATTTTTTCGTCGCCGTCGCCCGCAACTGCAGCCGGGCACCGACGTGCCCGACCTGTGGACCCAGTGCCCCGCGTGCAAGGAGGGGCTGTACAACCGCGAACTGGAAGCCAGCGCCTTCGTGTGCCCCAAGTGCGGCCACCACCTGCGCCTGGACGCCGCGCAGCGCGTGACTGTGCTGCTGGACGAGGGCAGCTTTGAGCAGCACTCTGGCCGGGTGCAGCCCACCGACGCCCTGGGCTTTCAGGACACCGAAAGCTACCCCGAGCGCCTGAGCCGCGCCCAGAAGAAGACAGGCCGCCCCGACGCCATCCTGACCGGGCGCGGCACCATCTGGGGGCTGCCGGTCACGGTGGCCGTCATGGACTTCGCCTTTTCGGGCGGCAGCATGGGCAGCGTGGTGGGCGAAGAAATCGCCCGCGCCGCCGAACACGCCGCCGAGGCCGGCACGCCGCTGGTGATCGTGACCGCCAGCGGCGGGGCCCGCATGCAGGAAAGTGCGCTGTCCCTGATGCAGATGGCCAAAACCACCGTGGCGCTGGAGACCCTGGCCGAGCGGGGCCTGCCCTACGTGAGCGTGCTGACCGACCCCACCACGGGCGGCGTGACTGCCAGCTTCGCCACCATTGCCGATGTGATCGTGGCCGAGCCCGGCGCCCTGATTGGCTTTGCCGGCCCGCGCGTGATTCAGCAGACCATTCGCCAGAACCTTCCCGAAGGCTTTCAGCGCGCGGAATTCCTGCTGGAACATGGCATGGTGGACGCCGTGGTGGACCGCCGCGAGCACCGCGCGTATCTGGCTTCGCTGCTGGGTCTGCTCACCCGCCGGGACACCCCTGCAGAGGCGGGCGTATGA
- a CDS encoding LapA family protein: MRTAVLIALLVLLGLFAVLNTNALMYPHTLSLGFVTYRGVPMGLVLLILATLLMLLFYFWAGLTGLRAQADSARLLRDMEALRVSLDSQEGSRFAQLQEHLDRRLQALEAGSGTGQKGEVAALSARVDALSRDVNLQLAQLDDYLKAKLR, translated from the coding sequence ATGCGGACCGCTGTGCTGATCGCCCTGCTGGTGCTGCTGGGTCTGTTTGCGGTGCTGAACACCAACGCCCTGATGTACCCGCACACCCTGAGCCTGGGCTTCGTGACCTACCGGGGCGTGCCCATGGGCCTGGTGCTGCTGATCCTGGCCACCCTGCTGATGCTGCTGTTCTACTTCTGGGCGGGCCTGACGGGCCTTCGCGCCCAGGCCGACAGCGCCCGGCTGCTGCGCGATATGGAGGCCCTGCGCGTGAGCCTGGACAGCCAGGAGGGCAGCCGCTTTGCCCAGCTGCAAGAGCACCTGGACCGCCGCCTGCAGGCGCTTGAAGCCGGTTCGGGTACTGGGCAGAAGGGCGAGGTGGCGGCCCTGAGTGCGCGGGTGGACGCCCTGAGCCGCGACGTGAACCTGCAACTGGCGCAGCTGGACGACTACCTGAAAGCCAAGCTGCGCTGA
- the cutA gene encoding divalent-cation tolerance protein CutA, which yields MSLVVLVTLPPERALDLARILVNEHLAGCVNIVPGLQSVYRWHGEVAEDPESLLLIKTTGEQYPDLEARIKALHPYEVPEIIALQYDRALPEFQTWLLGALEPKQR from the coding sequence ATGTCACTCGTCGTGCTGGTCACCCTTCCCCCGGAACGGGCGCTGGATCTGGCCCGGATTCTCGTCAATGAGCATCTGGCCGGCTGCGTGAACATCGTGCCTGGCCTGCAAAGCGTCTACCGCTGGCACGGCGAGGTCGCCGAGGACCCTGAAAGCCTCCTGCTCATCAAGACCACCGGCGAGCAGTACCCGGATCTGGAGGCGCGCATCAAGGCCCTGCACCCCTACGAGGTGCCGGAAATCATCGCCCTGCAGTACGACCGCGCCCTGCCCGAATTCCAGACGTGGCTGCTGGGCGCTCTGGAGCCGAAGCAGAGATAG